In the genome of Candidatus Omnitrophota bacterium, the window GCCCGGCAGTCGCTGGAGCGGCTCATGTCCGACGGGCGCATCCATCCGGCCCGCATCGAGGAAGTGGTGGAGAAGGTCCGCAAGGATTTCAATCAGCACCTCGTGCAGGAAGGCGAAAAGGCCATCGCCGAGCTGGGCGCTGCCGGAGTGCATGCGGAGCTGGTGAAGCTGCTGGGCCGCACCCGCTATCGCACCAGCTACGGGCAGAATGTGCTGATCCACATGAAGGAAACCGGGTATCTGTGCGGAATGCTCGCCGCGGAGCTGGGCTTGGATCAGCGGCTGGCCCGTCGCTGCGGGCTGCTGCATGATGTCGGCAAGGCGGTCAGCCATGAAGTCGAAGGCCCGCACGCCATCATCGGCGGCGAACTGGCGAAAAAATACAATGAAAACGCCGATGTGGTGCATGCCATCGAAGCGCACCACGAAGACGTCGCCCCCAAGACGCTCTATGCCGTGCTGACGATCATCGCTGATTCCATCAGCGGCTCGCGGCCGGGGGCGCGCGGCGACACGCTGGAGAATTATGTCAAGCGGCTGCAAGCGCTGGAGGCGATCTGCGACTCCTTCACTGGTGTCGCGAAAGCGTACGCGATTCAGGCGGGGCGCGAGGTGCGCGTCATCGTGCAGCCGGATCGCGTCACCGATCTGGAGGCGATTGCGCTCTCCCGAGAAATCAAGCGCAAGGTGGAAAGCTCCATTGAATTTCCCGGCCAGATTAAAATTACGGTCATCCGTGAAACGCGATCCATCGAATACGCGCGGTAATGAAAATCTTGTTGATTGGAGACATTGTCGGACGGCCTGGGCGCGCGATTATCGAGCGGCAGATGGTGGCCCTCCGCGAGGAGCTCGGCCTTGATTGCGTCATCGCCAACTGCGAAAACGCCGCGGGCGGGGCCGGCATTACGCCGAACATCGCGAATGATTTGTTCCGCGCCGGCGTCGATGTCCTCACCTCGGGCAATCACGTCTGGCGCAAGAAAGAGGCCTACGAGCTGCTCAAGATGGATCCGCGCGTGATCCGGCCGGCCAATTATCCCAACGGAGCCCCGGGCAGCGGCTCCACCATCGTCGAAACGCTCGCGGGCCAGAAAGTCGGCGTGCTGAACGTCATGGGCCGCGTCTTTATGGAGCCGCTGGACTGCCCGTTCCGCACCGCCGAGAAGGAGCTGGAACGTGTGCGGCTGGTCACACCCGTCATTATCGTCGACATGCACGCGGAGGCGACGAGCGAAAAAGTGGCGATGGGCTGG includes:
- a CDS encoding TIGR00282 family metallophosphoesterase, producing MKILLIGDIVGRPGRAIIERQMVALREELGLDCVIANCENAAGGAGITPNIANDLFRAGVDVLTSGNHVWRKKEAYELLKMDPRVIRPANYPNGAPGSGSTIVETLAGQKVGVLNVMGRVFMEPLDCPFRTAEKELERVRLVTPVIIVDMHAEATSEKVAMGWFLDGKVSAVFGTHTHIPTADERILPQGTAFITDVGMTGPYDSVIGRRVDQILERFLSSLPMKSDVADANIQLRGLIVEVHPTTGKALSIERLTRTLDGPVRSSGD